The genomic interval GCATAGAGCAAAGGAAAATATCACACCATTAATTTACTAATTATAGCCTTACCTGGGGGCTTAAACGGTCCAGATGAAAACCCATCAGCATAGCCTGCACCCACAAATGCAAGCGCAGAGCCAATCGCTGCAGAACCAACAATGAGCGCATCGACAATGGACCTCCGAGAAACGCCTCCTTGGACTGCTTGATGATCTTTATTCAGCGGCTGATTCTGAGCCCTGCACACAAGCCTGCAGGGCTTGATGTTGGGGCGGTGGCGCTGTGGGGATGAAGATCTTGGAATTAATGGTGCGTGGATGAAAGCTTGGTGATGCAAGAAACATGCCGTAGACGCCATTTTCCCTCTTCGCTTTGCTTTGCTCTGAGCTCTTTTCCTTGTATGTCAGTCTATTAAACTAAtgtaatgaaaaatgaaattggtCCCCTATTTATTTACTACTACGAGAAGTAGATAAGATTGCGAAAGGCTCTGATTGGTGTGCCCCTCACCCGTGTCAAACTTTAGAGTGGAATCAAATTTTAGCATATTTTTTTCTAGAGAATAATTGCtcctgtttctttttctttctttgggcACATTTTACAGGTGACCTTGAATTAATAATATCTATTCAAATTGGACATGATCCGGGTTTGGTTGCTTGTTGGATTCTTTTTTGGTCATGTTCACTTTCACATGGCAAACGGGTGAGTGAGTACAAGTTTAATGTTGATGGCTCCATTAGAGGGAAACTGGGTCCAGCATATGACAATCAAATATTCCCTTCGTCTATTGGCATTATCTTCACTTGCAGGCTCCAAAAAACTTGTGATAGATTCAAATTCTACGGTTGCAATTTCGTAGGTGGTGAAGAGAGATCAG from Theobroma cacao cultivar B97-61/B2 chromosome 5, Criollo_cocoa_genome_V2, whole genome shotgun sequence carries:
- the LOC18599706 gene encoding oxygen-evolving enhancer protein 2, chloroplastic is translated as MASTACFLHHQAFIHAPLIPRSSSPQRHRPNIKPCRLVCRAQNQPLNKDHQAVQGGVSRRSIVDALIVGSAAIGSALAFVGAGYADGFSSGPFKPPGKQSWPELVGEKGDVAAAKIEKENPNVKAVVLLEGTPTDRMFDITRVRVFVNEEGMVTQVPRTG